The Anabaena sp. WA102 genome contains a region encoding:
- a CDS encoding type ISP restriction/modification enzyme, producing the protein MYNFPSHIWEFKIGGYQVLDKWLKDRKNSKRELSTEEID; encoded by the coding sequence ATTTACAACTTTCCCTCACATATCTGGGAATTTAAAATTGGTGGATATCAAGTATTAGATAAATGGTTGAAAGATAGAAAAAATTCTAAGAGAGAATTATCTACTGAGGAAATTGACTAG